A single window of Oreochromis aureus strain Israel breed Guangdong linkage group 7, ZZ_aureus, whole genome shotgun sequence DNA harbors:
- the dhx29 gene encoding ATP-dependent RNA helicase DHX29 produces MGGKKKKSPPQASAPAAASRSGGAAAGNGVAEEPRKQAATSKPAKDSKSKAPKTYSLTNTAQVDTGGVSDKSILKVAIQADLEKKIIKLINEFRQENGDKGPISGRLTSKKLLDLYTALQKFNFKREHIEEAMKSSVLYGGDLHSALDWLCLNLKDDELPDGFSQQMQEESQKNRPRFQPPVHQKPAAQSPKLSNNTTHRETTKATEKEEAASMKDWILRYAEQSSEEEEEEEEGGKKTCNPELEEKFDPNDRYLILTAQLYDAKEMAAAAKTKADKAGQRMAQDRIRIIQQEMKQLESHPMFNPAIKVVDAPQKEKKILPAKEDKEELGFSLFEQAEKDPPAEKVVKKNEPKDIRNFDYTARSWTGKSPKQFLIDWVRKNLPKSPPPAFHKVACGRYWRCKVRVQRPDDVLEVCPTILTEDSMQAQHLGATLALYNLVKGQSVHQLLPPTYRDVWLEWRDSEQQQEEESRTAANKPRDQFISRLLTRLKQQQNQSQRQESQSQGKRASSADGDEEPEETWENLAGLDIGERREEQEDKSEKRGGRREVADLEAAREHLLKLKKSPLARKLQAEREQLPVFQHRHRVLEALQRHPVVVVAGETGSGKSTQIPQFLLEDLLTGGTAAQPCNIVVTQPRRISAMSLACRVSQELGCEDGPGSKSSLCGYQIRMENQSGDWTRLLYCTTGVLLRKLQHDRHLNSLTHIIVDEVHERSVQSDFLLTILKDVVMKRSDLQLILMSATVDCDKFSNYFNRCPVISIPGRTFPVEVFHLEDIVEQTGYVLEKDSEYSQKILEEEEEVTISVTQKGGKTLQHQEVIVRDSSSGWDLGPDLDHFSSRTRHVLQYMNPNKINMDLLVDLIDYLDKAPQFVDVDGAILVFLPGLAHIQQLFDLLSSDKRFRDKTRYRIVALHSTLSSKDQAAAFTVPPSGVRKIVLSTNIAETGVTIPDVVFVIDTGKTKENKYHESSQMSSLVETFISKASALQRQGRAGRVRNGFCFRLYPKYRFDVFMDYSIPEILRVPLEELCLHIMKCQYGSPEDFLSRALDAPQPQSVSNAVNLLRKIGACHPDDHILTPLGQHLASLPVNVKIGKMLIYGAILGCLEPIATIAAAITEKSPFFTPMNRKEEANLAKAALAIANSDHLTIYNAYLGWKNSQTDGLRGEMSYCRKHFLNRTALITIEDVKHELMKMMEQVGFWSSRSSSSSSLKPQAASVSKQQISVLNAVLTAGLYDNVARVLCTPSVDVLERVACTVETPQGKAQVHFSSVNRNLQTHGWLLYQEKVKYTKIYLRDTTLISPFPMLLFGGDIDVQHRERLITLDGWIHFQAPVRIGVIFKHLRTLMDSLLERKLENPRMNLEGEATIRIILDLIKSEYAA; encoded by the exons ATGggggggaagaagaagaaatcgcCACCGCAAGCGAGTGCTCCGGCAGCAGCGAGCCGGAGTGGTGGTGCTGCAGCGGGGAATGGAGTGGCCGAGGAGCCGAGGAAACAGGCAGCCACCAGCAAACCGGCCAAAGACAGCAAATCTAAAG CTCCGAAAACCTACAGTCTTACCAACACCGCCCAGGTGGACACTGGTGGGGTCTCCGATAAGTCCATTCTTAAA GTTGCTATCCAAGCTGACCTGGAGAAGAAGATTATCAAATTGATCAATGAGTTCAGACAGGAGAATGGCGACAAGGGGCCCATATCAGGAAGACTTACAAGCAAGAAGTTGCTG GACCTGTACACAGCTCTGCAGAAGTTTAACTTTAAAAGGGAGCACATTGAAGAGGCGATGAAGAGTAGCGTCCTGTACGGAGGAGATCTCCATTCTGCTCTCGACTGGCTCTGCCTCAACCTTAAAGATG ATGAGCTGCCAGATGGTTTTAGCCAGCAGATGCAGGAGGAGAGTCAGAAGAACCGGCCTCGATTTCAGCCTCCCGTCCATcagaaacctgcagctcagagccCTAAACTGTCAAACAACACCACCCACAGAGAGACCACCAAG GCCACAGAGAAGGAGGAAGCTGCCAGCATGAAGGATTGGATCTTAAGGTATGCAGAACAAAGcagtgaagaggaagaggaggaagaggaaggtgGGAAGAAGACATGCAATCCTGAACTGGAGGAGAAGTTTGATCCA AATGACAGGTATTTGATACTGACCGCTCAGCTGTATGACGCTAAAGAAATGGCAGCTGCTGCCAAGACCAAAGCAGACAAGGCGGGCCAGAGGATGGCACAGGACAGGATACGCATCATACAGcaag AAATGAAGCAGCTGGAGTCCCACCCTATGTTCAATCCAGCCATAAAAGTGGTGGACGCccctcaaaaagaaaagaaaatacttcCTGCGAAGGAGGACAAAGAAGAGCTCGGCTTTAGTTTATTTGAACAAGCTGAGAAGGACCCGCCGGCCGAGAAAG TTGTGAAGAAGAATGAGCCCAAGGACATCCGCAACTTTGACTACACGGCTCGCAGTTGGACCGGAAAGTCTCCCAAACAGTTCCTTATCGACTGGGTCCGAAAGAACCTGCCAAAAAGCCCGCCGCCTGCTTTTCATAAGGTTGCTTGCGGCAGATACTGGAGATGCAA AGTGCGTGTTCAGAGGCCAGATGATGTTCTGGAAGTTTGTCCCACAATCCTGACAGAGGACAGCATGCAAGCTCAACATCTGGGAGCCACTCTGGCACTCTACAACCTGGTTAAAGGACAG TCGGTGCACCAGCTGCTTCCTCCAACCTACAGAGATGTGTGGCTGGAGTGGAGAGACAGCGAGCAGcagcaagaggaggagagcCGCACCGCTGCCAACAAACCTCGAGACCAGTTCATCTCCCGCCTGCTGACCAGactcaaacagcagcagaaccaGAGCCAACGGCAGGAGTCTCAGTCCCAAGGGAAGCGTGCATCGAGCGCAGATGGTGATGAAGAGCCAGAAGAAACATGGGAGAATTTGGCCGGTCTCGATATCggggagagaagagaagagcagGAGGACAAGAGTGAGAAAAGAggtgggaggagggaggtagctGATCTCGAGGCGGCCAGAGAGCACTTATTAAAGCTGAAGAAGTCACCACTCGCTCGCAAACTGCAG GCAGAGCGAGAGCAGCTTCCCGTCTTTCAGCACCGACATCGAGTCCTTGAGGCTTTGCAGCGCCACCCTGTGGTGGTAGTGGCCGGTGAGACTGGTAGTGGGAAGAGCACTCAGATTCCTCAGTTCCTCCTGGAGGACCTGTTGACCGGAGGAACAGCGGCACAGCCCTGCAACATCGTGGTGACTCAGCCACGCAGAATATCTGCCATGAGTCTGGCGTGCAGAGTCAGCCAGGAGCTGGGCTGTGAGGATGGACCAGGGTCAAAG TCGTCATTGTGCGGGTATCAGATCCGGATGGAGAATCAGTCCGGAGACTGGACGCGCCTGCTGTACTGTACCACTGGAGTTCTGCTGAGGAAGCTACAGCATGACCGGCACCTCAACTCTCTCACTCACATCATCGTAGACGAA GTCCATGAGCGCAGTGTCCAGTCAGACTTCCTGCTAACCATCCTAAAGGATGTTGTGATGAAGAGATCTGATCTGCAGCTGATCCTCATGAGTGCCACGGTGGACTGTGACAAGTTCTCCAACTACTTCAACCGCTGCCCAGTGATCAGCATTCCTGGCAGGACTTTCCCAGTGGAG GTGTTTCATTTGGAGGACATAGTGGAGCAGACGGGATACGTCTTAGAAAAGGACTCAGAGTACAGCCAGAAAATTcttgaagaagaagaggaagtgaCGATCTCTGTCACGCAAAAAGGTGGCAAGACTTTGCAGCACCAG GAAGTGATAGTGAGGGACTCGTCCTCGGGCTGGGACCTGGGTCCTGACCTTGACCACTTCAGCAGCAGGACCCGACATGTGCTGCAGTATATGAACCCTAATAAGATCAACATGGACTTGCTCGTTGACCTCATAGACTACCTAG ACAAAGCTCCACAGTTTGTGGATGTGGATGGAGCCATTCTCGTGTTCCTGCCAGGTTTGGCTCATATCCAGCAGCTGTTCGACCTGCTCTCCTCAGACAAGAGGTTTCGGGATAAAACCAG GTACCGGATTGTTGCTCTACACTCGACCCTCTCATCGAAGGATCAGGCCGCTGCCTTTACAGTGCCCCCTAGTGGGGTTAGAAAG ATTGTGTTGTCGACTAACATTGCTGAGACAGGTGTGACGATTCCTGATGTGGTGTTCGTCATCGACACTGGGAAGACCAAAGAAAATAA GTATCACGAGAGCAGCCAAATGAGTTCCCTGGTGGAAACATTTATTTCCAAAGCCAGCGCCCTCCAGAGGCAGGGAAGAGCAGGACGTGTCAGAAATGGCTTCTGCTTCAGGCTCTATCCAAAATACAG ATTTGATGTCTTCATGGATTACTCCATTCCAGAGATTCTGCGGGTCCCACTTGAGGAGCTTTGTCTCCATATCATG AAATGTCAGTACGGCTCCCCGGAGGACTTTCTGAGCCGCGCCCTGGATGCTCCTCAGCCCCAGTCGGTCAGCAATGCTGTAAACCTGCTGAGGAAGATCGGAGCGTGTCACCCTGATGATCACATCCTCACCCCTCTTGGGCAACATTTGGCGAGCCTGCCGGTCAACGTGAAGATCGGCAAGATGCTCATCTACGGAGCCATCCTGGGCTGCCTGGAGCCCATA GCAACCATCGCGGCAGCCATCACAGAGAAGTCTCCTTTCTTCACACCAATGAATAGAAAAGAAGAAGCTAACCTGGCCAAAGCTGCACTGGCAATAGCCAACTCTGATCATCTGACCATCTACAACGCATACCTGGG CTGGAAGAACTCACAGACTGACGGCCTGAGAGGAGAAATGTCCTACTGTAGGAAACATTTCCTTAATCGAACGGCTCTCATTACAATAGAG GATGTGAAGCACGAGCTGATGAAGATGATGGAGCAGGTGGGTTTCTGGTCGTCTcgctcctcgtcctcctccagCTTAAAGCCGCAGGCGGCCTCCGTGTCCAAGCAGCAGATCTCTGTCCTGAATGCTGTGCTGACTGCTGGACTCTATGACAACGTGGCCCGGGTTTTATGTACCCCTTCTGTGGACGTGCTTGAGCGCGTGGCCTGCACAGTGGAGACGCCTCAGGGCAAGGCTCAGGTCCACTTTTCCTCTGTGAACCGCAACCTGCAGACGCACGGCTGGCTGCTGTACCAGGAGAAG GTGAAATACACTAAGATCTACCTTCGAGACACCACTCTGATTTCTCCTTTCCCCATGCTGCTGTTTGGAGGCGACATCGAtgttcagcacagagagaggctCATCAccttggatggatggattcatttccag GCTCCTGTGCGGATCGGTGTGATCTTCAAACACTTGAGAACGTTGATGGACTCTTTGCTGGAAAGGAAGCTGGAGAACCCAAGGATGAATTTGGAGG GTGAGGCGACAATCCGGATAATTCTGGATCTGATCAAGTCAGAGTATGCTGCGTAA
- the pstpip2 gene encoding proline-serine-threonine phosphatase-interacting protein 2, which yields MMKNLHFKDFFWNSDLTSTIGYDAIIQYLNDGKRTCKEVEDFMKARASVEEKYAKELLSLSKKVCGHSEMNTLKRSLDMLKLQTEQVSLSHLQLAQNMREEAKKLEDFKEKQKEARKKIEQQMDALHKQRSSQYKKTMDSKKTYDQKCRDKEEADQNVNRNTNTNNTKHMEKLYAKAQQAKQNAEEADKLYQQNVTTLGKIRDDWIKEHIKACEVFEKQSVERINFLRNTVWTHLNQLSQQCVTSDELYEEVRKSLEQCDIQEDIEHFVNLRQTGDKPPVPVVYENFYSGQKSPTGAPSFRMPPPVNRRGPLPVPAQNSNDDSHYSTVEDADYSVIQY from the exons ATGATGAAGAACCTTCATTTTAAGGATTTCTTCTGG AACTCGGACCTGACCTCCACTATCGGGTATGATGCCATCATTCAGTATCTCAATGATGGCAAGAGGACATGCAAGGAGGTGGAGGATTTCATGAAAGCCAG GGCATCAGTTGAAGAGAAGTATGCCAAAGAACTCCTTAGTTTGTCCAAGAAGGTGTGTGGACACAGTGAGATGAA cACATTAAAGAGATCCTTGGACATGCTGAAATTAC AGACTGAACAAGTGAGTCTGTCACATTTACAACTGGCCCAAAACATGAGGGAGGAGGCCAAGAAACTGGAAGActtcaaagaaaagcagaaagaagctaggaaaaag ATAGAACAACAAATGGATGCTCTCCACAAACAGAGGTCCTCACAGTACAAGAAGACAATGGAT TCAAAAAAGACTTATGACCAGAAGTGTCGAGACAAAGAAGAAGCGGATCAGAACGTGAACCGAAACACCAACACCAACAACACCAAGCACATGGAAAAG CTCTATGCAAAAGCACAGCAAGCAAAACAGAACGCAGAAGAAGCAG ACAAGTTATACCAGCAGAATGTCACTACACTGGGAAAGATTAGAGATGACTGGATAAAGGAGCATATCAAAGCCTGTGAG GTGTTTGAAAAGCAGTCAGTGGAGCGGATCAACTTTCTGAGAAACACGGTCTGGACTCACCTCAACCAGTTATCCCAGCAATGTGTGACCAGTGACGAG CTGTATGAGGAAGTGAGGAAGTCACTAGAGCAGTGTGACATCCAGGAAGATATTGAACATTTTGTAAACCTCAGACAGACTGGTGATAAACCACCAG TTCCAGTTGTGTATGAGAACTTCTATAGTGGTCAGAAATCACCAACTGGAGCACCATCCTTTCGAATGCCTCCACCAGTCAACAG GAGGGGACCATTACCTGTGCCAGCACAGAACAGTAATG ATGATTCGCACTACTCAACAGTGGAGGACGCAGACTACAGTGTTATCCAGTACTAG